From the Solanum stenotomum isolate F172 chromosome 4, ASM1918654v1, whole genome shotgun sequence genome, one window contains:
- the LOC125862436 gene encoding photosynthetic NDH subunit of subcomplex B 4, chloroplastic isoform X1 encodes MSFTVTKPSIPSPTLELHPFTKSQLRHCSTSPFGNASRRHQIQRNCGIRVKALPDWPLMAVLVEHMEGQRDLITHKSVWHLSDEAMKNVYTFYIMFTVWGCCFFGSTKDPYYDSEQYRGDGGDGTGHWVYEKQEDIEEEARAALWRDELIEEIEQKVGNLRELEEAGKKEQLVK; translated from the exons ATGAGCTTCACAGTCACCAAACCCTCTATTCCTAGTCCTACATTGGAATTGCACCCTTTCACTAAATCA CAGCTTAGGCATTGTTCAACCTCACCTTTTGGAAATGCAAGCAGGAGGCACCAG ATTCAAAGAAATTGTGGTATTAGAGTGAAGGCACTCCCAGATTGGCCATTAATGGCAGTATTAGTTGAGCATATGGAAGGTCAAAGAGACCTCATAACTCATAAATCTGTTTGGCATCTTAGTGATGAAGCCATGAAGAATGTTt ACACATTTTACATCATGTTCACTGTTTGGGGATGCTGTTTCTTCGGTTCTACCAAA GATCCTTACTATGATTCAGAACAATACAGAGGAGATGGAGGTGATGGTACTGGACATTGGGTCTATGAGAAg CAAGAAgacattgaagaagaagcaagagCAGCACTGTGGCGCGATGAACTGATAGAGGAGATTGAACAAAAGGTTGGGAATCTTCGAGAGCTTGAAGAAGCTGGGAAGAAGGAACAGTTAGTCAAATGA
- the LOC125862436 gene encoding photosynthetic NDH subunit of subcomplex B 4, chloroplastic isoform X2, which yields MSFTVTKPSIPSPTLELHPFTKSLRHCSTSPFGNASRRHQIQRNCGIRVKALPDWPLMAVLVEHMEGQRDLITHKSVWHLSDEAMKNVYTFYIMFTVWGCCFFGSTKDPYYDSEQYRGDGGDGTGHWVYEKQEDIEEEARAALWRDELIEEIEQKVGNLRELEEAGKKEQLVK from the exons ATGAGCTTCACAGTCACCAAACCCTCTATTCCTAGTCCTACATTGGAATTGCACCCTTTCACTAAATCA CTTAGGCATTGTTCAACCTCACCTTTTGGAAATGCAAGCAGGAGGCACCAG ATTCAAAGAAATTGTGGTATTAGAGTGAAGGCACTCCCAGATTGGCCATTAATGGCAGTATTAGTTGAGCATATGGAAGGTCAAAGAGACCTCATAACTCATAAATCTGTTTGGCATCTTAGTGATGAAGCCATGAAGAATGTTt ACACATTTTACATCATGTTCACTGTTTGGGGATGCTGTTTCTTCGGTTCTACCAAA GATCCTTACTATGATTCAGAACAATACAGAGGAGATGGAGGTGATGGTACTGGACATTGGGTCTATGAGAAg CAAGAAgacattgaagaagaagcaagagCAGCACTGTGGCGCGATGAACTGATAGAGGAGATTGAACAAAAGGTTGGGAATCTTCGAGAGCTTGAAGAAGCTGGGAAGAAGGAACAGTTAGTCAAATGA
- the LOC125862435 gene encoding uncharacterized protein LOC125862435 translates to MGKDSKSKDSGSKGKGKQAAGGSEDGASKGKGKAGKGDGLGTCTYVKARHVLCEKQSKINEAYKILQEGWLNNGDKVPPAEFAKVAAAYSECPSGKKGGDLGWFPRGKMAGPFQEVAFNTPVGATSAPFKSTHGYHFILSEGRKN, encoded by the exons ATGGGAAAGGATTCCAAGTCTAAGGATTCTGGAAGCAAGGGAAAGGGTAAACAGGCTGCTGGTGGAAGCGAGGATGGTGCTTcgaaaggaaaaggaaaagctGGGAAAGGAGATGGCCTTGGAACCTGTACATATGTTAAAG CAAGGCATGTCTTATGTGAGAAGCAGTCAAAGATTAATGAAGCATACAAAATACTACAGGAAGGCTGGCTGAACAACGGAGATAAAGTTCCACCAGCTGAGTTTGCCAAG GTAGCTGCAGCTTACTCAGAATGCCCCTCAGGAAAGAAAGGTGGGGACCTGGGATGGTTTCCACGTGGCAAGATGGCAGGCCCATTTCAGGAAGTTGCCTTCAATACCCCTGTTGGAGCTACCAGTGCACCCTTTAAATCAAC ACATGGATACCATTTCATTTTATCTGAAGGGAGGAAGAACTGA